Proteins encoded by one window of Gemmatimonas aurantiaca:
- the lysC gene encoding lysine-sensitive aspartokinase 3, with the protein MIVCKFGGTSVADAAAIRRVVEIVTSKQADQPIVVVSALGGATNQLLDLAHKAAAGELLAALQIVEQLRDRHLRETQALLDDSAEAADLAVDIGAAFDELAHLAEAFRTLGYLTPRSLDTVAALGELLSSQIVAAAFRNAGFPGVYVDARDVMRTNDYFTRAEPDFDGIALAAQERLVPLVQQGRIPVMGGFVGSAPGRVTTTLGRGGSDYSASLIGAAIDASAIEIWTDVDGMLTADPRVIPAARLIEHIGFEEAAELAAFGAKVLHPSTIAPAVQRGIPVYVFNSRNPEGKGTMIASAAPRLPVRAIAGKRNATLVKLRSSRMLLAPGFLRRVFEVFENHRTSVDVVTTSEVSVSVTLDDTNNLGAIIQDLAAFGDVAVERRAGVVAIVGAGIADGSRAIADAIAALGPIPVHMASLSATGINVTLVIDDDQVVPAMQRLHATFFEGAA; encoded by the coding sequence GTGATCGTCTGCAAGTTCGGAGGGACCTCGGTCGCTGACGCGGCCGCCATTCGTCGCGTCGTCGAAATCGTCACCAGCAAGCAGGCCGATCAGCCGATCGTCGTGGTGTCTGCACTGGGCGGCGCCACGAATCAGCTGCTCGATCTGGCGCACAAGGCCGCGGCCGGTGAACTGCTGGCCGCGCTGCAGATCGTCGAACAGCTCCGTGATCGCCATCTCCGCGAAACGCAGGCGCTGCTCGACGATTCCGCCGAGGCGGCCGATCTCGCCGTCGATATCGGCGCGGCGTTCGATGAACTCGCCCATCTGGCCGAAGCGTTCCGCACGCTCGGGTATCTCACGCCGCGTTCACTCGATACGGTGGCGGCGCTGGGTGAGTTGCTGTCGTCGCAGATCGTGGCCGCGGCATTCAGGAACGCCGGCTTTCCCGGTGTGTACGTGGACGCGCGCGACGTCATGCGCACGAACGATTATTTCACGCGCGCCGAACCCGATTTCGACGGCATCGCATTGGCCGCGCAGGAACGGCTCGTGCCGCTGGTGCAGCAGGGCAGGATCCCCGTCATGGGCGGTTTTGTCGGTTCGGCGCCGGGACGGGTCACCACCACACTCGGTCGCGGTGGTTCGGACTATTCCGCCTCGCTCATCGGCGCGGCCATCGACGCGTCCGCCATCGAGATCTGGACCGATGTGGATGGCATGCTCACCGCCGATCCGCGCGTGATTCCCGCGGCGCGCCTCATCGAACACATCGGCTTCGAAGAAGCGGCCGAACTCGCCGCGTTCGGAGCCAAGGTGCTGCATCCGTCCACGATCGCACCGGCCGTGCAACGTGGCATTCCGGTGTACGTGTTCAACTCGCGCAATCCCGAAGGCAAGGGCACGATGATCGCGTCCGCCGCCCCGCGGTTGCCGGTGCGGGCCATCGCGGGCAAGCGCAACGCCACCCTGGTCAAACTGCGGTCGTCGCGCATGCTGCTCGCGCCGGGCTTTCTGCGGCGTGTCTTCGAGGTGTTCGAGAATCATCGCACGTCGGTGGACGTGGTGACCACGTCGGAAGTGTCGGTCTCCGTCACGCTCGACGACACCAACAATCTGGGCGCCATCATCCAGGATCTTGCCGCGTTCGGTGATGTGGCCGTGGAACGTCGGGCCGGTGTCGTGGCCATCGTGGGGGCGGGCATCGCCGACGGCAGTCGCGCCATCGCCGACGCCATCGCGGCCTTGGGACCCATTCCGGTGCACATGGCCTCGCTCAGCGCCACCGGTATCAACGTGACGCTCGTCATCGACGACGATCAGGTCGTGCCGGCCATGCAGCGGCTGCACGCGACCTTCTTCGAAGGCGCAGCATGA
- the asd gene encoding aspartate-semialdehyde dehydrogenase: MTSSSTRWPVAVLGATGAVGQAFIRLLEGHPWFDLVEVAASERSAGKSYRDAAKWLEGVLPAAVADLTVKTCSPDEISAPIVFSALDSGVAGEVEAAFARAGRLVLSNAKNYRMADDVPLVIPEVNGDHLALLAHQRAVRGWSGGIVTNANCATTVIAAALAPLHQAFGVTKVFATTMQAVSGAGYPGVASLDILGNVIPYIGDEEPKIETELVKLLGTFDGTSIRHADIVTSAHANRVPVEHGHTVCLSVAFERKPTPEQALEVLRNWTGHDAVKGLPSAPEPALIIRDENDRPQPRRDAGRGNGMATTIGRVRTDHLFDLRLVAMSHNVVRGAAGGSILNAELLAATGQLSGLGAL; this comes from the coding sequence ATGACATCCTCCTCCACTCGCTGGCCGGTTGCCGTTCTCGGTGCGACCGGCGCCGTCGGTCAGGCGTTCATCCGCCTGCTCGAAGGCCATCCCTGGTTCGATCTCGTCGAAGTCGCTGCCTCCGAGCGCAGCGCGGGCAAATCGTATCGGGACGCGGCGAAATGGCTGGAAGGTGTGCTGCCCGCCGCGGTGGCGGACCTCACGGTGAAGACGTGTTCGCCCGACGAGATCTCCGCGCCCATCGTGTTCTCCGCGCTCGACTCGGGTGTTGCCGGTGAGGTGGAGGCCGCCTTCGCGCGCGCCGGCCGTCTCGTGCTGTCGAACGCCAAGAACTACCGCATGGCGGACGACGTGCCGCTCGTGATCCCCGAGGTGAACGGCGATCATCTCGCGCTGCTCGCGCATCAGCGTGCGGTGCGCGGCTGGAGCGGTGGCATCGTCACCAACGCCAACTGTGCCACCACGGTGATCGCCGCGGCCCTCGCGCCGCTGCATCAGGCGTTCGGCGTGACCAAGGTGTTCGCCACCACCATGCAGGCCGTCTCCGGTGCCGGTTATCCCGGTGTCGCGTCGCTCGACATCCTGGGCAACGTCATCCCCTACATCGGGGACGAAGAGCCCAAGATCGAAACGGAACTCGTGAAGCTGCTCGGCACGTTCGACGGCACGAGCATCCGTCATGCCGACATCGTCACCAGCGCCCACGCCAACCGGGTGCCCGTCGAGCATGGGCATACCGTGTGCCTGTCCGTGGCGTTCGAGCGCAAGCCTACGCCCGAGCAGGCGCTCGAGGTGTTGCGCAACTGGACCGGACATGACGCGGTGAAGGGATTGCCCTCGGCGCCCGAACCGGCCCTCATCATCCGCGACGAGAACGACCGGCCGCAGCCGCGTCGTGACGCCGGTCGTGGCAATGGCATGGCCACCACCATCGGTCGCGTGCGCACCGATCATCTCTTCGATCTCCGCCTCGTGGCGATGTCGCACAATGTCGTGCGTGGCGCCGCCGGTGGGTCGATCCTCAACGCCGAATTGCTCGCCGCCACCGGGCAACTGTCGGGGCTCGGTGCGCTGTGA
- the dapB gene encoding 4-hydroxy-tetrahydrodipicolinate reductase → MTTPRDVLPIALVGLGRMGRAIETLASDRGCEVVARLGPDEMDSLSTAALNGARVAIEFTRPEAALTNARTLLALGCPVVVGTTGWTKQLAELEEAVRVNGTAALWAPNFSIGVQLFLDIAEEAARRLREVSGFDAHVVETHHTAKKDAPSGTAIAIADRLAAGLGHPVPISSVRVGSVPGTHEIILDAPFEQIRLVHEARDRRVFADGALTAARWLAQRHQQQQQAPALYSMRDVLRTPSSS, encoded by the coding sequence ATGACCACGCCCCGGGATGTGCTGCCCATCGCGCTCGTGGGGCTGGGTCGGATGGGACGCGCCATCGAGACCCTGGCGAGCGACCGCGGCTGTGAAGTGGTGGCCCGGCTCGGTCCGGACGAGATGGATTCGCTGTCCACGGCCGCGCTGAACGGTGCCCGGGTCGCCATCGAGTTCACACGACCGGAAGCCGCTCTCACCAACGCCAGGACCTTGCTCGCCCTGGGATGTCCCGTGGTGGTGGGCACCACCGGATGGACGAAACAGCTCGCCGAGCTCGAGGAGGCCGTACGCGTGAACGGCACGGCGGCGCTCTGGGCCCCCAACTTCTCGATCGGCGTGCAGCTCTTTCTCGATATCGCGGAGGAAGCCGCGCGGCGTCTGCGTGAGGTGAGCGGCTTCGATGCGCATGTGGTCGAAACGCACCACACGGCCAAGAAAGACGCGCCATCGGGTACGGCCATCGCCATCGCCGATCGCCTCGCTGCGGGACTCGGTCATCCGGTCCCCATCAGCAGTGTGCGTGTCGGCTCAGTGCCGGGCACACACGAGATCATTCTCGATGCCCCGTTCGAGCAGATCCGTCTCGTGCATGAAGCCCGCGACCGACGCGTCTTTGCCGACGGAGCGCTGACGGCGGCCCGGTGGCTGGCACAGCGGCATCAGCAGCAGCAGCAGGCACCGGCGCTCTACAGCATGCGCGATGTGTTGCGCACGCCCTCCTCTTCCTGA
- a CDS encoding M20/M25/M40 family metallo-hydrolase — MSDVVALASQMLSIDSTTGRERDVVEFTAAWLVERGWNVTLQEVEPGRSNVWASRRGGGVTLSTHLDTVPPFVAPRLEGQRLYGRGACDAKGIAAAMMIAAQRLADAGEERVDLLFVVGEEKGSPGARAANRLEATSRWLVNGEPTESKLASGGKGAQRVIVRVRGREAHSAYAHLGSSALEPLLDLLPKLRDLPLPIDPVLGATTCNIGVLRAGTEANIVPGLAEAEIMIRLVGDVQPVRQAFAEWAGTRAELVWGSHIPAQHFHVINGFEVEPVAYTSDIPLLDRWGTPLLFGPGSIHVAHTPLEYIDVAELDASVDAYVRIVRTLLA, encoded by the coding sequence ATGTCCGATGTCGTGGCCCTCGCCTCCCAGATGCTCTCCATCGACTCCACCACCGGTCGCGAACGCGACGTGGTGGAGTTCACCGCGGCCTGGCTCGTCGAGCGCGGGTGGAACGTCACCCTGCAGGAAGTCGAGCCGGGACGTTCCAATGTCTGGGCGTCCCGTCGGGGTGGCGGTGTCACGTTGTCCACGCATCTCGATACGGTGCCGCCCTTCGTGGCGCCCCGCCTCGAAGGCCAGCGTCTCTATGGCCGCGGCGCCTGTGACGCCAAGGGCATCGCCGCCGCCATGATGATCGCGGCGCAGCGTCTGGCCGACGCCGGTGAGGAGCGGGTCGATCTGCTCTTCGTGGTCGGTGAGGAGAAGGGGTCGCCCGGTGCGCGCGCGGCCAATCGGTTGGAGGCCACCAGCCGCTGGCTGGTGAACGGTGAACCCACCGAGAGCAAACTGGCGTCGGGCGGGAAGGGCGCCCAGCGGGTCATCGTGCGCGTGCGGGGACGCGAAGCGCACTCGGCGTATGCCCATCTGGGCAGCAGCGCGCTCGAGCCCTTGCTCGATCTGCTGCCAAAGCTGCGCGATCTGCCGCTGCCGATCGATCCTGTGCTCGGCGCCACCACCTGCAACATCGGTGTGCTGCGTGCCGGTACCGAAGCCAACATCGTGCCCGGCCTCGCCGAAGCCGAGATCATGATCCGCCTCGTGGGTGATGTGCAACCGGTCCGACAGGCGTTTGCCGAATGGGCCGGCACCCGGGCGGAACTCGTCTGGGGCTCGCACATTCCCGCGCAGCATTTCCACGTCATCAACGGGTTCGAGGTGGAGCCCGTTGCCTACACGAGCGACATCCCCCTGCTCGATCGCTGGGGGACGCCGCTGCTCTTTGGGCCCGGTTCCATTCACGTGGCCCATACGCCCCTCGAATACATCGATGTGGCGGAACTCGACGCGTCGGTCGACGCGTACGTCAGAATCGTTCGCACACTGCTCGCATGA